The DNA region TGGGTGGTGACGCCGTACAGGGCCGCGCTGATCTCGACGTCGAAGAAGAGCGCGCCTCGCGCGCGCAGATCCGCGAGGCGGCGCGCCGCCGTCGCCGGGGCCAGGCCCGCCGCGGCGGCGAGCTCCGCGATGCTCGCCCGGCCGTCGTGCCGGAGGGCGGCGATCAGCGCGTGATCCGCCGCCGTCAGCGGGCTCTCCTCACCGGCGGATTCCGGCGGTCGCAACGCTTCCTGCTGCTCCTCGGTCAGCGCGGCGACCCGGCCGCGCCACGCCGTCGGGCCGCCGAGGTAGGTGTGCAGGATGAAATGCGCGGACACCGCCGTGACACTCGCGGCGCGCGGGATGTCGTGCAGCAGCATGGCGCTCTGCGCGTGCCTCGGCGTATGCGCGATCGTCACGATCTCCGTGCCGCCGGAGGTGAGCTTGACCCAGGACGTGTCCGGCCGCCTGGCCAGCGAGCGGGCGAGCGTCCGCGCGGTGGCGGGCTGCGCGCTCAGCCGTACGAGCCACTGCGTCAGCCCCGTCTGGCCGGGATCGGGCAGACCCACCACGCGTAACCCGGATTCGGCCCGGAGCCGCTGATAGCGCCGGGCGACGGTCTGGGTCGAGACACCGAGCACCGTACCGATCCGGCTGAACGGCGCGCGGGCGTCGATCTGGAGCGCGTGGATCAAAGCGCGGTCGATGTCGTCGAGCATGGAATATTTCGTCCATCCGGTCCGGGATTCGTGGAACAGAAGTCATCTTCACCGCACGCTCTCGATCATGCAACCGACGAAGAGCGGATCCGTCCCGCTCGCCACGCTGCTCGCGGCGGAGGCGATGAACGTGCTGGACTCGACGATCACCCAGGTCGCCGGTCCGGCGATCCACGCCGACCTCGGCGGCCCCGCTTCCGCCATCCCATGGTTCGGCGCCGCGTACACACTCCCGTTCGCGGTGCTGCTCATCACCGGTGGCAGGCTCGGCGACCTGCTGGGCCGCCGCCGCGTTTTCCTGTCCGGCGTCGCCGTGTTCGCGCTGGCCTCCCTGTGCTGCGCGCTCGCACCGGGCACCGGCGTGCTCATCGGCGCGCGAGCGGTGCAGGGTATGGCGGCGGCACTGGTGATCCCGCAGACCTTCGGCTTGATCAAGGTCATGTTCTCCGGCCCGGCGCTGGCGGCGGCTCTGGGCTGGAACGGGCCGGTGGTCGGCCTGTCCGCCGTGAGCGGGCCGTTGCTCGGCGCCTTGCTGACGGATCTGGTCTCATGGCGGGCGGCGTTCCTGGTGAACGTGCCGATCTCGATCGCGGTGCTCGTCGCGGGACGGCTGCTGCCGGAAGACCGCGCCGAGCATCCGGTCCGGCTGGACGTGCCGGGCACCTTGCTCGCCTCACTCGGCATCGGGCTTCTCGTGTACCCGCTGATCGACAGGTGGAGCTGGGGCCTGTTCGCCGCCGGTGCCGCCGTGCTGGTGCTGTTCGGGTTCCATCAGCGGAACCGACGTCATCCGCTGGTCGAGCCGAGCCTGTTCGGACATCGTGGTTTCCCCGCCGCGCTGGCGGCGTCGACCCTGTTCTTCGCCGTGATGAACGGGGTGATGCTCGTGGTGGTCCTGCACCAGCAACTCGACCAAGGTCTCGGCGTACTCGCGTCCGGGCTGACACTGCTGCCGTGGTCGGGCGG from Amycolatopsis sp. EV170708-02-1 includes:
- a CDS encoding Lrp/AsnC family transcriptional regulator, yielding MLDDIDRALIHALQIDARAPFSRIGTVLGVSTQTVARRYQRLRAESGLRVVGLPDPGQTGLTQWLVRLSAQPATARTLARSLARRPDTSWVKLTSGGTEIVTIAHTPRHAQSAMLLHDIPRAASVTAVSAHFILHTYLGGPTAWRGRVAALTEEQQEALRPPESAGEESPLTAADHALIAALRHDGRASIAELAAAAGLAPATAARRLADLRARGALFFDVEISAALYGVTTQAFLWMAVAPADLDEVATTLATHEELAVVVATTGPTNLAAQALCPDPAALHHYLTRRLGALLAIHTVHTAPVLENVKAVGPLTT
- a CDS encoding MFS transporter; translation: MQPTKSGSVPLATLLAAEAMNVLDSTITQVAGPAIHADLGGPASAIPWFGAAYTLPFAVLLITGGRLGDLLGRRRVFLSGVAVFALASLCCALAPGTGVLIGARAVQGMAAALVIPQTFGLIKVMFSGPALAAALGWNGPVVGLSAVSGPLLGALLTDLVSWRAAFLVNVPISIAVLVAGRLLPEDRAEHPVRLDVPGTLLASLGIGLLVYPLIDRWSWGLFAAGAAVLVLFGFHQRNRRHPLVEPSLFGHRGFPAALAASTLFFAVMNGVMLVVVLHQQLDQGLGVLASGLTLLPWSGGLAISSWAAGKWLVPRYGSRVAFAGLALLLGGILLALDGALPIALGIGGLGLGLFTVPFFTAALSVVRPHETGSAAGLLNAVQQVGATLGIAVFGSVFLHGHSVVRAFSLAAALVVATMVATALMPRT